In Bacteroidia bacterium, a genomic segment contains:
- a CDS encoding N-6 DNA methylase, with amino-acid sequence MKVDISFNTNKNGVELRFDEKPDEATTSQLKAVGFKYSYRQNMWYASKTNSIVDFANNLKVALESGETTIAINIKPSFSASEENIDHKNFSYVSIAAKDDEGKLFWENYIVFEPSKNIAEQLVSEFAKETFGDKLHSINIYPRNYVRKARQLFKEGNIIGEKSEPTEVQTKKPSAKPLVQSDRPLSKKDKLEILNAFGKFARKRQADFGNLEEEEMPLLFSGWLRVNHADLSDRKNEIWEEYYTIQNILNPDPEKPQIPPKEYHLFFRKFREQINKPIEEPENESTSTEAFTSWLDENYANITDADKKALTGNYDNWLKEKTKNLKALENLSKPKKMQPYSAIFNKLQKLIPNLNEHLETGIPNGKSVLDSKVLMDLSYDFLGQDKQGRYLIALAHYFSQNGDLVPDPDMQIRIDLELETGEAMHYQDQFGYRPVYVFEDGKELVNLKEKKEQNKFISGWLSNLLNQGHKLELEATENDEEQTNPKPETPQEQPKDEGILAHSGLTPDGIFQAFDKAYKQKNYEGAARELDVLLMDIRNGHHLESFPEAILRSQMTGMRTPMKKLGWAHYYRIIDDEQFKEALSTNLWELVPQEYKQVKAIKPLDWKADPMDKGLQKIVASFVSKDEYRTAMLGVNFDKNGIVATNGFKLLFIPDTDHAAEGLYCISPKCWEAINVDSKDGTGLSELDQDRVEQYRTQTRYPDYSSVIPSSLNHVQPIDTESLLSFLEGMKRSGFLKPDNYPVCLKVGSYFVGFAVDILIDSIKALLYLGITELELGVLEATKGCLLAEKGKTKDARGLQHPFVLMMPLVVDVVYERDYPDTGDVYFDTVLNTVITKKIDEPKEQEKQLLKDTEEEIEIPFTKQTGYRGSIRLRTIPEKGFSYGNSSGKQFGDFSGSSSPSTPVSDKDIFSTKEKALKAAFDEHVKTLAAHIQSRDSIYNNEEQKLKKLRKALDELIAFAKTQGITISQIPDKSPVAKEVSIDFILTASWKMTDDEYPQNKVLVFGNPYNQSKLRTILLDRIEATSIQSQLELVKDIRKRFKERAPIKLESSSLVTQSKSGEKKHKAIIRNYLDDLILDNEIWKVPGATSGVLEYLVRYLLNEKTPAVKPESKPDKKPSNQYDLNLQIEEFIVEKDAEDEAYSEEDKQFIAQYTGSGGLIKQGASGKGVLYEYFTPEVIVQKMWGLAYKFGYSGGAVLEPSCGTGNFFKYAPKEAELVGYEINPYSVRIAEIIYPNASIYQQPFETIFFAGNTHLKDDFGGAKYELVIGNPPYGEFSGKWAGMGEKKWTGATEYDQYFITRGLDLLLPGGVLVFIIPSAFLTNNSKYNKLKEKVAAKADLVDAYRLPARMFKTTDIGTDIIVFKRKN; translated from the coding sequence ATGAAGGTAGATATTTCATTTAATACAAATAAAAACGGTGTAGAGCTTCGCTTTGATGAAAAGCCGGACGAAGCGACAACCTCTCAATTAAAAGCCGTAGGTTTTAAATACAGCTACCGCCAAAATATGTGGTATGCTTCTAAGACCAATTCCATTGTAGATTTTGCAAACAACCTTAAAGTAGCTCTCGAATCGGGAGAAACAACCATTGCTATAAATATAAAGCCCTCTTTTTCTGCATCCGAAGAAAATATTGATCATAAGAATTTCAGTTATGTGAGCATTGCAGCTAAAGATGATGAAGGCAAACTGTTTTGGGAGAACTACATTGTATTTGAACCAAGTAAAAACATAGCCGAGCAATTGGTAAGTGAGTTTGCCAAAGAAACCTTTGGAGACAAGCTCCACTCCATCAACATCTATCCAAGAAACTATGTCCGTAAAGCTCGTCAGCTTTTTAAAGAAGGAAATATCATTGGAGAAAAGTCCGAACCAACGGAAGTTCAAACCAAGAAGCCAAGTGCAAAGCCACTCGTTCAATCCGACCGTCCATTAAGCAAAAAGGACAAATTAGAAATCCTCAATGCCTTTGGGAAGTTTGCTCGAAAGCGACAAGCTGATTTTGGCAATTTAGAGGAAGAGGAAATGCCTTTGCTGTTTTCAGGTTGGTTGCGTGTGAATCATGCTGATTTGAGCGACCGCAAAAATGAGATTTGGGAGGAATATTATACCATTCAAAACATCCTAAATCCGGATCCTGAAAAACCACAAATTCCACCCAAGGAATATCATTTATTTTTCAGAAAATTCCGTGAGCAAATAAATAAGCCGATTGAAGAACCGGAAAACGAAAGCACTTCCACAGAGGCATTTACTTCATGGCTCGATGAAAACTACGCCAATATTACCGATGCAGATAAAAAAGCCCTTACCGGTAATTACGATAACTGGCTAAAGGAAAAGACTAAGAACTTAAAGGCATTGGAGAATTTATCCAAGCCTAAAAAGATGCAGCCTTATAGTGCCATTTTTAATAAGCTTCAAAAACTCATTCCTAATCTAAATGAACATTTGGAGACAGGTATTCCAAATGGTAAATCGGTATTGGATAGTAAAGTCTTGATGGACTTATCCTATGACTTTTTAGGTCAGGATAAACAAGGACGTTACCTCATTGCATTGGCTCACTATTTCAGTCAGAATGGCGATTTAGTTCCCGATCCTGATATGCAGATTCGTATTGATTTGGAACTGGAAACAGGTGAAGCCATGCACTACCAAGACCAATTTGGTTACCGACCGGTATATGTATTTGAGGACGGTAAGGAACTGGTGAATCTCAAAGAGAAAAAAGAGCAAAACAAGTTCATATCCGGATGGCTTAGTAATCTTTTGAATCAAGGTCATAAACTGGAATTAGAAGCTACTGAAAATGATGAAGAGCAAACTAATCCCAAACCTGAAACGCCACAAGAACAACCCAAAGACGAAGGCATTCTTGCTCATAGTGGATTAACTCCCGATGGCATATTTCAAGCATTTGATAAAGCCTACAAACAAAAGAACTACGAAGGAGCTGCCAGGGAACTGGATGTGCTTCTTATGGATATTCGCAACGGACATCACTTAGAAAGTTTTCCTGAAGCCATTCTTCGTTCGCAAATGACCGGAATGCGAACGCCTATGAAAAAATTAGGTTGGGCTCATTACTATCGCATTATTGATGATGAACAGTTTAAAGAGGCTCTTTCTACCAATCTTTGGGAACTCGTTCCGCAGGAATACAAGCAGGTAAAAGCAATTAAACCACTTGACTGGAAAGCCGATCCGATGGATAAAGGCTTGCAAAAGATTGTTGCTTCTTTCGTTTCAAAAGACGAATACCGAACCGCCATGTTGGGGGTGAATTTTGATAAAAATGGCATTGTTGCTACTAATGGATTCAAGCTCCTTTTTATTCCTGATACCGATCACGCAGCCGAAGGCTTGTACTGTATCTCTCCAAAATGTTGGGAAGCCATCAATGTTGATAGCAAAGATGGCACAGGACTTTCAGAATTGGATCAGGATCGTGTGGAGCAATACCGTACCCAAACACGATACCCGGATTACAGTTCGGTCATTCCTTCTTCATTAAATCATGTGCAGCCCATAGACACCGAGAGTCTATTGAGCTTTTTGGAAGGCATGAAACGCTCCGGATTTTTAAAGCCGGATAATTACCCTGTTTGCTTAAAAGTAGGCAGCTACTTTGTTGGTTTTGCCGTGGACATTCTTATTGATTCCATCAAGGCACTATTGTATTTGGGTATCACTGAATTAGAGTTAGGTGTATTGGAAGCAACCAAAGGTTGTTTGCTAGCTGAAAAGGGGAAAACCAAAGATGCTAGAGGGTTACAACATCCATTTGTACTGATGATGCCTCTTGTTGTGGATGTCGTTTATGAACGTGATTATCCCGATACTGGCGATGTGTATTTTGACACGGTTCTCAATACGGTTATTACCAAAAAAATTGATGAACCCAAGGAACAAGAAAAACAACTTTTAAAAGATACTGAGGAAGAAATTGAAATTCCTTTTACCAAACAAACCGGATACAGAGGTTCCATTCGATTAAGAACCATTCCTGAAAAAGGATTTAGTTATGGCAATTCTTCGGGCAAACAATTTGGTGATTTTTCAGGCTCTTCTTCTCCAAGTACACCGGTTTCAGATAAAGATATTTTCTCAACGAAAGAAAAAGCCTTAAAAGCAGCATTTGATGAGCATGTAAAAACACTTGCAGCTCATATCCAAAGTAGGGATAGTATTTACAATAATGAAGAGCAAAAACTAAAGAAACTTAGAAAAGCCCTTGATGAACTGATTGCTTTTGCCAAAACACAAGGCATTACCATTAGTCAAATTCCTGATAAAAGTCCGGTAGCCAAAGAAGTTTCCATTGATTTTATCCTAACTGCTTCATGGAAAATGACCGATGACGAATACCCACAAAACAAAGTGTTGGTATTTGGCAATCCCTACAATCAATCCAAGTTAAGAACGATTTTATTAGACCGTATTGAAGCCACTTCCATTCAATCTCAATTGGAATTGGTCAAAGACATTCGCAAGCGATTCAAAGAACGAGCTCCTATCAAACTGGAATCTTCTTCTTTGGTTACCCAAAGTAAATCAGGCGAGAAAAAACATAAAGCGATTATTCGCAATTACCTCGATGATCTGATTTTAGACAATGAGATTTGGAAAGTACCAGGTGCTACTTCGGGTGTGCTAGAATATTTAGTTCGCTACCTACTCAATGAAAAAACGCCTGCGGTTAAGCCTGAATCCAAGCCCGATAAAAAGCCAAGTAATCAATATGATTTGAATCTTCAAATTGAAGAGTTTATCGTGGAGAAAGATGCCGAAGATGAAGCCTATTCAGAAGAGGACAAACAATTCATTGCACAATATACCGGAAGCGGTGGCTTAATCAAGCAAGGAGCTTCGGGCAAAGGTGTATTGTATGAATACTTCACTCCGGAGGTTATTGTGCAGAAAATGTGGGGCTTGGCATACAAGTTCGGTTATTCAGGTGGTGCTGTATTGGAGCCTTCTTGCGGAACAGGAAACTTTTTCAAATACGCTCCCAAAGAAGCTGAATTGGTGGGTTATGAAATCAATCCCTATTCTGTTCGCATTGCAGAAATTATTTACCCGAATGCCAGTATCTATCAGCAGCCTTTTGAAACCATCTTTTTTGCAGGGAATACCCACTTGAAAGATGATTTTGGTGGGGCAAAATATGAACTGGTTATTGGCAATCCTCCCTACGGTGAGTTTTCAGGAAAATGGGCAGGTATGGGAGAAAAGAAATGGACTGGAGCCACGGAATACGATCAGTACTTCATTACTCGTGGACTGGATTTATTGCTGCCCGGAGGTGTATTGGTATTTATCATTCCAAGTGCCTTTCTAACTAACAATTCCAAATACAACAAGCTCAAAGAAAAGGTAGCTGCAAAAGCTGATCTGGTAGATGCTTACAGACTTCCTGCCCGAATGTTTAAAACCACCGACATCGGCACAGACATCATAGTATTCAAACGCAAAAACTAA
- a CDS encoding tyrosine-type recombinase/integrase: protein MDIITEFIRILELKRYSKQTITNYKGHLLLTKSHFNNKPFKSISDQELFGFIYHLVNIKGISASYQRQIVGALKLFYKEIHRRDIPFEYLKVTQRENKLPVVLSKTETIRLIENTNNMKHKAILSLIYSAGLRIGELLELKKEDIDSERMLIHIKGAKGKKDRYTILSNKVLLLLRDYYKEYKPKMYLFEGQKGGKYSSESAGQLFKRALKKAKINKSATLHTLRHSFATHLLEDGISIAHIQKLLGHNNISTTLIYTHIAKDSIQNIKSPLDD, encoded by the coding sequence ATGGATATTATAACAGAATTTATTAGGATTTTGGAGTTAAAGCGTTATAGCAAACAGACTATTACCAATTACAAAGGGCATTTGTTGTTGACAAAATCACACTTCAACAATAAACCATTCAAGTCTATATCCGACCAGGAGTTATTTGGCTTTATTTATCATTTGGTAAACATTAAAGGAATCTCAGCCTCTTATCAAAGGCAAATTGTTGGAGCTTTAAAGTTATTCTATAAGGAAATTCACAGAAGAGATATTCCATTTGAATATTTAAAAGTAACCCAAAGGGAAAACAAATTACCTGTTGTGTTGAGTAAAACAGAAACTATACGTCTAATTGAAAACACAAACAATATGAAGCATAAAGCAATACTCTCGCTCATCTACAGCGCTGGGTTGAGAATTGGGGAATTGCTGGAGTTAAAGAAAGAAGATATTGATTCGGAAAGAATGTTGATACATATAAAGGGTGCAAAAGGAAAAAAGGATAGATATACGATCCTATCAAATAAAGTGCTCTTGCTTTTAAGAGATTATTACAAAGAATACAAACCCAAGATGTACTTGTTTGAAGGGCAAAAGGGAGGTAAATACTCTTCCGAAAGTGCCGGACAATTATTTAAGAGAGCCTTGAAAAAAGCCAAAATAAACAAATCAGCGACTCTACATACCTTAAGACACAGTTTTGCAACCCACTTACTTGAAGATGGTATAAGCATAGCACATATTCAAAAACTACTTGGGCACAACAATATCAGCACAACTTTGATTTACACGCATATTGCAAAAGATTCCATCCAAAATATAAAGAGTCCATTAGATGATTAG
- a CDS encoding S41 family peptidase codes for MIDFRHIFLFLTFIPVIIFGQSNTFSKEMILEDLTYLQSALIEKHPNINIYTTKEEFSNFFNNLTIEDSLTELEVYNLLSNSNGVIKDGHTLFYPNKKWMENNNANKLFIPLQPFWDGSKLYVSKSYSSIGKLEEGTQIISINGIKSSELIQEMLSKMMRDGDNYNYPTWVLNTYFYEYFSYFYGCSEEYQINFYDGLEERAISFKGISKPELFKQIRKLQEPDEKGITLAIDEEKSIGILTIKDWHNNILKKYYGQKFVPEIKKAIEQIRDKSIQNLIIDVRNNQGGDTRNSNYLLKYLLNEPFVLVEQYYRKKKGIIVECNGPQSGLHQPMSQNFKGNIYVLINGGSFSNTGIFCSVLRKHKRAIFIGEETGGSEFVICGSPKNITLPNTAIQIELPQLQYMIKPNEDDKLHSVIPDYYIKPKIDYIIEQKDKDLEFALELISKSTQQRLKRQ; via the coding sequence ATGATTGACTTTAGACATATATTCCTATTTCTGACTTTTATCCCAGTGATTATATTTGGGCAAAGCAATACTTTTAGCAAAGAAATGATACTTGAGGATTTAACATACCTTCAGTCAGCATTAATTGAAAAACATCCAAACATTAATATCTACACAACGAAAGAGGAGTTTTCTAACTTCTTCAACAATTTAACTATAGAAGATAGTTTAACGGAATTGGAAGTGTATAATTTGTTATCCAATTCAAATGGAGTTATCAAAGATGGCCACACATTATTCTATCCAAATAAGAAATGGATGGAAAACAATAATGCAAACAAATTATTTATCCCGTTGCAGCCGTTTTGGGATGGCAGTAAATTGTACGTTTCTAAAAGCTATAGCTCAATAGGCAAATTGGAAGAAGGAACTCAAATAATTTCTATAAATGGAATAAAGTCATCCGAACTAATTCAAGAAATGCTGAGCAAAATGATGCGAGACGGAGACAATTACAATTACCCCACTTGGGTTCTGAATACGTATTTTTACGAATATTTCAGTTATTTCTATGGTTGTAGTGAAGAATACCAAATAAACTTTTATGATGGATTAGAAGAAAGGGCAATATCTTTTAAAGGTATTTCCAAACCTGAACTTTTTAAACAAATCAGAAAACTTCAAGAACCAGATGAAAAAGGAATAACACTTGCAATTGACGAAGAAAAAAGCATTGGTATTTTAACAATCAAAGACTGGCATAATAATATTTTAAAGAAGTATTACGGACAAAAGTTTGTTCCTGAAATTAAAAAAGCAATTGAGCAAATTAGAGATAAAAGTATTCAAAATCTTATTATTGATGTGCGTAATAATCAAGGAGGTGATACAAGGAACTCAAATTACTTACTTAAATATTTACTAAACGAACCATTTGTATTGGTAGAACAATATTATAGAAAGAAAAAAGGAATTATTGTAGAATGCAATGGTCCACAGAGTGGATTACATCAACCAATGTCTCAAAACTTCAAAGGGAATATCTATGTGCTAATAAATGGTGGTAGTTTTTCAAACACAGGGATATTCTGTTCCGTGCTTAGAAAACACAAAAGAGCAATCTTCATAGGTGAAGAAACGGGAGGAAGTGAGTTTGTAATTTGCGGGAGTCCCAAAAATATTACACTCCCCAATACTGCTATCCAAATCGAGTTGCCACAATTACAATATATGATTAAACCTAACGAAGATGACAAACTTCATAGTGTTATTCCAGATTATTACATTAAACCCAAAATCGATTATATCATAGAACAAAAAGATAAGGATTTGGAATTTGCTTTAGAACTAATAAGTAAAAGCACACAACAAAGGCTAAAACGACAATAG